In the genome of Deinococcus radiopugnans ATCC 19172, the window CGGCCAGGATGGCGTTGCTGGGAATCTCGCACATCATGATGATCTTCAGGTCATTGACGCCGCGCTTGAGGCCGTTCTTCTCCAGAATCTCCAGCACGGTTTTCGCCTCGCCCACGGTGCGGACGAAAGGAATCATAATCTGCACGTTGGTCAGGCCCATGTCGTCGCGCACGGCCCGCATGGCGTCGCATTCCAGCGCGAAGGCGGCGGCGAAGTCGGGGCTGCGGTAGCGGCTGGCCCCCCGGAAGCCGATCATCGGGTTTTCCTCGTGAGGCTCGTAGGCCGCGCCGCCGATCAGGTGGGCGTACTCGTTGCTCTTGAAGTCCGACAGGCGCACGATCACCGGTTTGGGCGCAAACGCGGCGGCGATGTTCGCCACGCCTTCCATCAGCTTGTCGCGGAAGAAATCGCGCGGCGAGGCGTAGCCGCGGATGCGCTCGTCGATGGCGGCCTTCACGTCCTGCGGGACGTCCGGGTAATCCAGCAGGGCACGCGGGTGAACGCCGATCACGTTCGAGCAGATGAACTCCACGCGGGCCAGCCCCACGCCCTCGTTGGGCAGCGCCGCGAACGAGAAGGCGCGGTCTGGCGAGGCCACGTTCATCATGATCTTCATGGGGACGTCGGGCATGGCGTCCAGCTCGATGCGGTGAACCTTGAAGTCACGCTGGCCCTCGTAGACGTAGCCGGTGTCGCCCTCGGCGCACGACACCGTGACGGTCTGCCCGCTTTTCAGCTCGCGGGTGGCATTGCCGCTGCCCACCACGGCAGGAATGCCCAGCTCACGGGCGATGATCGCGGCGTGGCAGGTGCGGCCGCCCCGGTTGGTCACGATGGCGCTGGCGCGTTTCATCACCGGTTCCCAGTCGGGGTCCGTCATGTCAGCCACCAGCACGTCGCCGTCCTGCACGCTGTCCATCTGCGAGATGTCGCTCACCACGCGTACCACGCCGCTGCCGACGCGGTTGCCCACGGCGCGGCCTTCGATCAGGACCGTGCCGCCGCCCTCGATCTCGAAGCGCTCCAGCGTGCGCCCGCTGCGGCTCTGCACCGTTTCGGGGCGGGCCTGCAGAATGTAGATCAGGCCGTCGCGCCCGTCCTTGCCCCACTCGATGTCCATGGGGCGGTCGTAGTGGTCCTCGATGGCGACGCACTGCCGCGCCAGTTCGGTCAGGTCATCGTCGGACAGGCAGAAGCGCTGCGCGTCTTCGGGGGAGACGTCCACGCTGTCCACGCCGCCGCCGTCCGCGTAGATCATCTTGCGGGCCTTGCTGCCCAGGGTGCGGCGCAGCACGGCCTGCTTGCCCGCCTTCAGCGCGGGTTTGTAGACGAAGAATTCATCGGGGTTGATCGCGCCCTGCACCACCAGTTCGCCCAGGCCGTACGCGGCGGTGACCAGCACGGCGTCGCGGTAGCCGCTCTCGGTGTCCAGGGTAAAGGCCACGCCCGACACGCCCAGATCGGTGCGGACCATGCGCTGAATCCCGGCGGACAGCGCCACCTCGGCGTGCGCGAAATCGTGATGGACGCGGTAGCTGATGGCGCGGTCGTTGTAGAGACTGGCAAAGACGAGGCGGACGTGGTGCAGCACGCTCTCGATCCCGCGCACGTTGAGGAAAGTCTCCTGCTGCCCGGCAAAGCTGGCCTCGGGGAGGTCCTCGGCGGTGGCGCTGGAGCGCACGGCCACGTCGGGATCACTCACGCCGGACTCGTGGGCCATGCCCTCGTAGCCCTCACGAATGGCGTCTTCCAGCGCTTTCGGCAGGGCCGCGCCTTCCACCCAGCCGCGAATCTCCTTGCCCGCCGCCGCCAGCGCCACCACGTCGTTGACGTCCAGCGCCGAGAGGCGGGCGTTGATCTTTTCCTCAATGCTGTTCTCGCTCAGAAAGGCGCGGAAGGCGTCGGCGGTGGTGGCAAAGCCCCCCGGCACCCGGACCCCGGCCCCGGCCAGCCCGTGAATCATCTCGCCGATGGAGGCATTCTTGCCGCCCACGGTGTCCACGTCGGTCATCCTTAGTGTCTGGAACGCTCTGGTCATCTGCATGGGTTTTCTCCGTTGATGTGGGGAAGAACGTGTAGAAAGCAGTCGGATTAGTGTTGGGGGAACGCCCGCAGTTTAGCGGGTCTGGCGGTTCAGGACGCGGGCTGTTCCGCTGAGGGAGACACCCGGCCATGAACGTGTGACCACTCCCCGTACTGAAGTACGGGGCTTCTCAGACCACGGCATGCGATACCCCGCTACCGTTGAGGGCTGAAGGGACGGCCCGTCCCAGAATGTTCTTCGCCGCGTTATGGTCGGCATTCGCCCTGTGACCGCACTGCACGCACCTGAAGTTCGCTTGATTCACACGGTTCTCCTTCCCCGTATGACCGCAGGCGTTGCACCGTTGGCTCGTGTAGCGGGGGTCTACAGCGATGACTCTCCGGCCAGCACTTTCAGCCTTGCTGGAGAGTTGAAACAGAAATCCGGCCCAGCCTGCATCGAGGATGGAACGGGCGAGGTTGCTCTGGGCCATGCTGCCCACTTGCAGGTTTTCGTGCGCGATGACGTCGTGTTCGTCGACCAGCTTCCGGGCCGTCTTGTGCTGAAAGTCAAGGCGCTGCCGCCTGACCTTGCGGTGTATTCTGGCGACCGACTGAACGGCCTTACGGCGACGCTTGCCGCCTTTCTTGCGGCGGGCCACGGTGCGCTGCTGGACGCGCAGCTTTTTCAAGCTGCGCCCCAGGTGGCACGGGTTTTTGATGAACTCCCCGTCCGAGGTGACGGCGAACCACGTCGTTCCCAGGTCAATCCCGACGCTGCAACACGTGGCCGGGAGCGGGGAAAGTGGGACTTCGCAGGTGTAGACCGCGTACCACTGATCGACGTCCAGCACGATTTGGAGGGACTTCGGCTTGCCTTCGAGCGGACGGTGCAGCTTGATCTTGACGGCTCCGATCTTGGGGATGTTGATACGGCGTCCCTCGTCTACGGGCTTGCCGCAGGCTGTCCAGTCGCCTTTTTTGTTGTTCCAGCACTGTTTGAACTTGAAACTATCCCACCTTTGGCGGGGTTTAAAACGGGGGAAGCCTGCCCGCTTTGCGCCCTTCTTGACGCGACTAAAGAACGCCTTATACGCTCTGTCCAGGCGGTCAAACACGTCCTGCAAAACGTGGCTGTAGACGCCGCCATACTCTGGACAAGCCTCCTTGAGGGCGGTGAGTTCGCGCTGCTGATCGTAAGCCGAGAGGGTCTTGCCGTGCTTCCGGTAGGCTTCCCGGCGCTGTTCCAGGCCCGCGTTGTACAGCGTGCGGGTGAGGCGCAATGTCTCAAACATGGCGGCCTCCTGAGGTTTAGTGGGGTACAGGCGGTATCGAAATACACGCACGGTGGTATTCTGTTGCATGTGAGGCGGCCTCAATCCGCTTCGCCACGCTCCCGGCTGCTTGAACAGCGCGGGGGCATTGCTCGTTTAGCTTAGCACAGAACCAGGGGCCTCGGCTTCGTCACCTTAGCGGGCTGGTGTCGCTAGACCCCGCTCTAAAGAACGGGGCATGTGCGTCACTTTCTGTCACCCTGGAGCCATGTCCACCCCGCCGCCCCGCCCGGTGCTGATCGTCAGTGATCACACCGGCCTGACCGCCGACAACATCGCCCGCGCGCTGCTGTCTCACTTTCCGGGGCAGCCGCTGCGCTACGTGGCCCGGCCCTTCACGGCGGACGTGGCGGCGGCGCGCGCCGTGGCGCAGGAGGTCACGGCGCTGAGTGAGGCGGGGGAACGCCCGATCCTCTTCACCACCATTACCCAGCCTGAAGTCCTGGCCGAGTTGCAGGCCGCCCCCGCCCGCCTGTTCGACCTGTTGACCCCCGGCATCAACGCGCTGGAGGACGAGCTGGGGCAACCGGCGGCGCGCACGGTGGGCGGCTATCACGACATGCACGACACCGGCGCGTACCTGGGGCGCATGGAGGCGCTGGACTTTGCGCTGGCCACCGACGACGGCGTCGGCGACCGGCAGTACGGGCTGGCCGATGTGATTCTGGTGGGCGTCAGCCGGGTGGGCAAAACCCCCACCAGCCTGTTTCTGGCGTTGCAGCACGGGGTCCGCGCCAGCAATTACCCGCTGGCCGAGGACGACTTCGAGCGCGACAGCCTGCCCCTGCCGCTGGAGAAGCACCGCGACAAGCTGTACGGCCTGACCATCGACCCGCGAAGGCTGCACGCCATCCGCACCCAGCGCAAGGCAGGCAGCCGCTACGCCAGCCCCGAACAGTGCGAATTCGAAGTGCGCCGTGCCGAACGGCTGTTTCAGCGCGTGGGCCTGCCGGTGCGCGACACCACCAGTACCAGCGTCGAGGAGATCGCGGCGGGGGTTCTGAACGCGTTGCGGCGGCGATAGCTCAGGGATTGGTCCAGTACGACCACTGATGTCCACCAGCACACGCCGCCGTGAACGCTGCGCCGCTTTTGCTCAGGCGGGCGGGTTGTTGGCAGGTGGGGCAGATGGGCCTGGCGGGGGTGTTGCCGCTGCAGACTGTGCACTTGAAGTAGTAATTCTTGCCGTACTGAATGGAAAGCTGGTCGGACCCGCACTGGCGACAGGTGGGTGTGTGCACAGCAGTAGGAAGGGCAGGTGCAGCAACAGGCACGCAGTGGGGAGGGAAGGTCACCCCGGTGAGTCCTCTGGGCGGGGCGGGATGGGGAACTGCCGGCGCTGACGCCGTATCAGCTTGAACGTCTCTGGCCGGGACATGCCTGTTCCGCAGAAAGGCGCAGATGCGGGTCATCTCGGTGTCGCTGAAAGCGAAAGCCGTGAGGCTTCCACGCAGCTGATTGACAGAGTTCTGTACCCGCTCGGGCACCTGATCGGCCTTCACCACCTCTGGGACCTCGGTCTTGCGGTTGATCCGCCCACCGTCAGAGATCGCCACCAGCACCTCGCGCCGCATGGCACCGAAGGTCCGCTGCTTCAGGCCGAACAGACCCCTGTCCAGCAGCTCGGCGGTGTGCTCGTCCAGCAGGGCGCACAGCAGCTCAAGCTGTCTGCGTCCCTGAAGCACAGGCGACGGCATGCCCCGGCCCTGACGGTTCCACCAGCGCGTCCACTCGCCCTGTTCGTTCACGCTGATCTGCCCGGCGACGCTCTTGCTTTCCACCACCACCAGTCCAAAACGCAGCACGATCAGGTGATCGATCTGGGCCACCTCGCCCCCACGCTCCACGCGCAGATTGTTCAGGACAAGTTTGTTCGGGTCTTCGCCAAAGGCCCGCTTCAGGTAATGGGCCATCTGCCGCTCGGCCTCGTACCCCGCGCGGCGCAGCGGATCGGTATGGTTCTGCGTCTCCAGCTCTTTGATGATCATGGACACGCAGTCTAGAAACTAGCGTCTGACATGACCCTCACCCCTCGCCCCGGATAAATGCCCGGTACCCGCTGGGTGTCAGGCCCACTGCGCCCTTGAACGCGCGGGTGAAGGCGCTGTGGTCAAAGTAGCCGCACTCGACGGCAATCTGCGCCACCGACAATCCGGTCTGCGCCAGCAGCGCCGTGGCTGCCCCAATGCGCGTGCGCGTCAGCAACTGCGTGGGCGTCAGGCCGTACACCCGCCGGATCTGGCGCTCGAAGGTGCTGACGCTCAGGCCCGCGCTCCGGGCCAGTTCCGGCACGGTGGGCGGCGCGGCGTACTCGGCCTCTATCCGGGCGGTGGCGGCGGCCAGCCCACGGGCGGAGGCGTGAGAGCGCGGCAGGTGAAGATCGCGCGACAGGCCCAGCAGGCCCACCGGCGCCTGCGCCTCAATCAGCGTGCGTTTGGTGGTGAGGCACCAGCCCGCCGCGCCGCCGGGGTACAGGTGCAGTTCCAGGTGTTCGGTCAGCGTGCGGCCCCCCAGAACAGCGGTGTCCTGCTGGGTGTAGGCGGCCCCCAGCGACGCCGGAAAGACCTCGTCGGCCCGCAATCCCGCAACGCTGGGCCGGCCCAGGCGCTCCAGCAGCGTGCGGTTGGCGTACAGGTAACGGCCCTGTGCATCTTTCACGAAGACCACGGTGTCCGGTAGATAGTCCAGCACGTCCAGCAGCGCGTCCAGGCCCAGCCGCCGGACGGCCTCTGGCAGCGCCTGATGCCGCTTTGTACCCGTGGGAAAGGCGGAGGGCGCAGGCATGCCCCATTGTGCCGGATTCGGCAGCTCGGCCTGCGGGTTTCGCCAAGACAGGCGGCCCGCCGGGGGCGTACCGTGAGGCATGTCGCCCGCCGCCCAGGTTCTGCACCGCCTCCGCTTCGTGGATTCCCATTCGGCGGGCGAGCCGACGCGCGTGGTGCTGGACGGCTTTCCGGAATTGCCGGGCGAAACCCTGGCGCAGCAGCGTGAGGCCTTGAGCCGCGACTTTGACCGCTGGCGCACCCTGGTCAATCTGGAGCCGCGCGGCAATGATGTCTTGGTCAGTGCCCTGCTGGTGCCACCCAAGTCGCCGGATTGCGTCACGGGCGTCATCTACTTCAACAACGCCGGGCCGCTGGGCATGTGCGGTCACGGCACGATGGGCGTGGTCACGACGCTGGCGTACCTGGGGCGCATCGGCCCCGGCGAGCACCGGATCGAGACCCCGGTGGGCGTGGTCACGGCGACGTTGCACGAGGATGGCCGCGTCAGCGTGGCGAACGTGCCCGCGTATCGCCATCTCAAGGATGTCGCCGTCACGGTGGACGGGCTGGGCGAGGTGCGCGGCGACGTGGCCTGGGGCGGCAACTGGTTCTATCTGGTGGACGTGGGCGAGCGGGCGCTGACCCTCGACGACATTCCGGCCCTGACCGACGAGACGTTGCGGATTCGCCGGGCCTTGCAGGAGGCGGGCGTCACCGGAAAGGACGGCGCGGAGATCGACCACATCGAACTGTTCAGCACAGTGCACAACCGGAACGGGGGCGGCGTCCACCGCAACTTCGTGATGTGTCCCGGCGGCGCGTATGACCGCAGTCCCTGTGGCACCGGCACCAGCGCCAAGCTGGCGTGTCTGGCGGCGGACGGCGGGTTGCGCCCCGGCGAGGTCTGGCGGCAGGAAAGCGTGATCGGCAGCGTCTTTGAAGGCGTGTATTCGCTGAACGACGGTCAGGTTCAGCCTGTGATCACCGGGCAGGCGTTCGTCACCGCGCAGGGCGAACTGATCGTGCAGCCGGGCGATCCCTTCGCGTGGGGCATCGGTGTGGAGGTGCAATGAACGCCATCGTCATCGGCGGCGGCATGGTGGGCGCGGCCTGCGCGCACGCCCTGGCGCGGCGCGGCGCGCGGGTCACGGTGCTGGAGCCGGGGCCAGTGGGCGGCGGCGCGACGGCGGCGGGCATGGGCCATCTGGTGGTCATGGACGACAGCCCCGCGCAACTGGCCCTGACCTCCCGCAGCCTGGAACTGTGGGAGGCGCTGGCCCCGGCCCTGCCCCCCCAGGCCGACTCCCGGGCGTGCGGCACGCTGTGGGTGGCGAGCGACGACGAGGAACTGGCGGCGGTGGAACCCAAACGGCAGGCGTATCTGGCGGTGGGCCGCGAGGCGACGCTGCTGGACGCCGCCCAACTGGCCCGCGCCGAACCGGGGTTGCGCCCCGGACTGGCCGGCGCCCTGCGCGTGCCGGGCGACGGCGTGGTGTATGCCCCGGTGGCCGCTCAGTTCTTGCTGGAGAGGGCGGGCGCCACCGTGCGGCGCGAGGCGGTCACGGCATTGATCGAGGGTGGGGTCAGGCTGGCGAGCGGCGAAAGCCTGTACGCCGACGTGGTGGTGGTGGCGAACGGCATCGGGGCGGTGGACTTGCTGCCCGACTTGCCCCTGCGGCAGCGCAAGGGCCACCTGCTGATCACCGAACGCGGCGCCCCCAGGGTCAACCACCAGCTTGTGGAACTCGGCTACCTGAAAAGTGCCCACGGCGGCGACGGGGACAGTGTGGCCTTCAACGTGCAGCCGCGTCCCACCGGGCAACTGCTCGTCGGCTCCAGCCGCCAGTTCGAGCGTCCAGACCGTGACATCGACTGGCCGCTGCTGCGCCGGATGCTGCGCCGCGCCGCCGAATTTCTGCCTGCGCTGGCGCAGACCTCCGCGCTGCGGGTCTGGACGGGACAACGCTGTGCCAGCCCGGATCACCTGCCGCTGATCGGGCCGCACCCTGATCTGGACGGCGTGTTCCTGGCGACGGGGCATGAGGGGCTGGGCATCACCACCGCGCTGGGCACGGCGGAGGTGCTGGCCGCGGGGCTGTTTGGAGGGTGCTCCGAACTGCTGGCGCACGACTTCTCGCCGGCCCGCTTCGCCCGCCTGCCGGAGGCCGTCCATGCCTGAGCTGACGCTGGACGGGATGCGGGTGACGGCTCCGGCTGGAACCACCGTGCTGGCGGCCCTTCAGAATGCGGGCCTCTCGCCGCTGCGCCGCAGCCTCGGCGGCGAAAGTCGCGGGGCGTTGTGCGGTATGGGCAGTTGCTCCGAGTGCCGCGCCGTGGTGGACGGCCAGACCGTGCGAACCTGCCTGACCCCCGTGCGCGACGGCCAGGACGTGCGGCGACTGCTGGCGGTGACCCGTGAAGCCTGAGCCCTGGGCCGCTGTGGTGGTGGGCGCTGGCCCCGCCGGACTGATGGCCGCGCGGACGGCTGCCGAGGGTGGCTTGCGCGTGCTGCTGCTGGACGCGCAGCCCACGCCGGGCGGTCAAATCTGGCGCGGCGCGGCAGCGGGTCAGCAAGGGGCGGCGGGCGAACTGCTGCGCGACGTGGCCTCCCATTCCGGAATCACCGTGCTGAGCGGCGCGGAGATCATTGCGGCGGAGGCCGGGGGGCAGGCGCATACGCTGACAGTGACCACAGCGGCTGGGACCACGGCGGCTGGACTGCGCCAGATTCAGGCCGAACGGGTGATTCTCGCCACCGGGGCCACCGAACGCTTTCTGCCCTTCGACGGCTGGACGCTGCCCGGCGTCGTCGGCGCGGGCGGCCTCCAGGCCATGAGCAAGAGCGGCCTGGACGTGCGCGGCCAGCGGGTGGTGGTGGCCGGCTCGGGGCCGCTGCTGCTGGCGGTGGCGGCGGGGCTGCGGCAGAAAGGGGCGCGGGTGCTCGCGGTGGCGGAGCAGGCGGGGTGGCCGGGTGTGGCTGCCTTCGGCATGGCGGCGGCGCGGCTGCCCGGCAAATCCCGCGAGGCGCTGGCCCTGGCCGCTGGACTGCTGGGCGTGCCGTACTGGGCCGACTGCGCCGTGGTGCGGGCCAGTGGTGCCGATCAGCTCCAGAGCGTCACCCTGCGGCGCGGGCGGCGCGAACTCACGCTGGACTGCGATTACCTGGCCGTCGGCTTCGGGCTGGTGCCGGACACCCGCGTGGCGGCGCTGCTGGGCTGCCCCCTGGATGACGTGGGCGCGGTGCGGGTCAATGCGTGGCAGGCGACGGGCGTGTCCGGTGTCTACGCCGCTGGAGAGGTCTGCGGCATCGGCGGCGTGGACGGCGCCTTGCTGGAAGGCTTCGTGGCCGGGTGCGCCGCCAGCGGTCAGATCGAGCGTCTGCACGATGCGCCGCGCCGCGCCGAGATTCAGCGCCGCTTCCAGATCACGCTGGAGCGCTCCTTCGCCCTGCGCCCGGCCCTTTTGCCCATGCCGTCCCCCCAAACCATCGTCTGCCGCTGCGAGGACGTGCGGCACGGCGACTTGCGCGGGTTCACCGATTGGACGGCGGCCAAACTCCAGACCCGTTGCGGCATGGGCGCTTGTCAGGGCCGGGTCTGCGGCCCCGCGTGCGACACCCTGTATGGCTGGCGCTTTGAGGGCGTGCGCGCCCCGCTGGTGCCGCTGCCGCTGGCCCAGTTGCTGGACGAACCCACCACCCTCAGCCCACCGTAAAACCTGGATGGTCTTCGACGCCTGAACCCCTCAGCCTCTCACCCAAAGGAGCCTCACCATGACCACTTCTCCCTCCCACCCCTTCCGCGGCGTGTTCCCCGCCATCACCACCCCCTTCAATGCCGACGGCAGCGTGGATCACGGCTTCCTGCGCGAGCACGCCCGCTGGATGATGGCCGCCGGCTGCGACGGCATGATTCCGCTGGGTTCGCTGGGCGAGACCAACACGCTGGAGCACGACGAAAAGATGGCGGTGCTGGAAACCCTGGTGGACGCGCTGGACGGCAAGCCGGTGATTCCCGGCATCGCCAGCCTCAGCACGGCAGGCGGAGTGCGGCTGGCCCAGGCGGCGCGGGACGTGGGCTGCGGCGGCCTGATGGCGCTGCCGCCCTACGTGTACACCAGCGACTGGCGCGAGATGAAGGCGCACATGGCTGCGCTGGTGGCGGCCACCGAGCTGCCGGTGATCCTCTACAACAACCCCGGCGCGTACCGCACCGACTTCCTGGCCCCCCAGATTGCCGAGCTGGCCGGGGAACACGCCAACCTGCGCGGCGTCAAGGAGTCCAGTGGGGACGTGCGCCGCGTGACCGCCCTGCGCGCCATTCTGCCGGAATCGGTGGACATTCTGGTGGGGCTGGACGACGCCATCGTGGAGGGGGTGGCGGCGGGGGCCACCGGCTGGATCGCGGGCCTGATCAACGCCTACCCCGCCGAGAGCGTGCGCCTGTTCGAGCTGGCCCGCGATGGCAGGGCGATGGAGGCGGCGGAGCTGTACCGCTGGTTCCTGCCTCTGCTGCGCCTGGACGTGGTGAACAAGTTCGTGCAGCTGATCAAGTTCGTGCAGGAGGAAACCGGGCACGGCAGCGCCCGCGTCCGCGCCCCCCGGCTGGAACTCACCGACGCCGAGAAGGCCGAGGCCCGCGCCGTGATCGAGGCCGCGTCCGGGCGCGTGCCGGTTGGGGTGGGCGCATGACCGCCCGCACCTTCCAGGCGACGAACCCGGCGACGGGGCAGCCGCTGGCCCCAGCTTTTCCGGTGACCACACCGCAGGAAATGGAGGCACTGGTGGCGGCGGCTAGGGGGGCAGCGCGGGCCTTTGCGGCCAGCACGCCCACCCAACGCGCCGACTTCCTGAACGCCGCCGCCGCCGCCATCGAGGCGCGGGCCGACGCCTTCGTCGAGGCGGCGATGGCCGAGGCGGGCCTGCCCGAACCCCGTCTGCGCGGCGAGGTGGGCCGCACCGCCAACCAGCTTCGCCTGTTCGCGGGGGTGGCGGCGGACGGCTCGTGGGTGGACGCCCGCATTGACCACGCTGACCCGGCCCGCAAGCCGCCCAAACCCGATGTCCGCAGCCTGCGCGTGCCGCTGGGGCCGGTGGCCGTGTTCGGGGCCAGCAATTTTCCGCTGGCCTTCAGCGTGGCGGGGGGTGACACCGCCTCCGCGCTGGCGGCGGGTTGCCCGGTGGTGGTCAAGGCGCACCCGGCACACCCGGCCACGTCCAAGCTGGCCGCAGAAGCGATCCGGGCGGCGGCGCAGCAGTGCGGCCTCCCGGCAGGCGTTTTCGGCATCGTCTACGAGGACGGCCACGAGCTGGGCGTGCAACTCGTCCAGCACCCCGACATCCACGCCGTAGGCTTTACCGGCTCGCGGGCGGGGGGCCTGGCGCTGGTGGCCGCCGCCCAGGCGCGTGAGGTGCCCATCCCCGTCTACGCCGAGATGAGCAGCGTCAATCCCAGCGTCTTTACGGCAGCGGCGCTGGAGGCGAACGGCGCGGCCCTGGCGAAAGGGCTGGCCGCCAGCATCAGCGGCTCGGGTGGGCAGCTGTGCACCCAGCCGGGGCTGCTGTTCGTGCCGGTGGGGGAGGCGGGGGATGCGTTCTTGAACGATGTCGCCGCCAAACTGGACGCGACTCCAGCCTGCACGCTGCTCACGGGCGGCATCCTGAACGCCTTCCAGAAAGGGGCGGCGGGACATCTCAAGGCGGCGGGCGTGCAGCCTCTGACCCAGGGTGCGAAGCCGGACAGCGGCGCGCAGCCCCAGTTGCTTAGTGTCCCCATCGCTCAATTCACCCCTGAGCTGGCCGATGAGGTCTTCGGTCCCCTCAGCGTGGCGGTGCGCTATGACCGGCTGGAAGAGGTCACGCCCCTTCTGGCGGGACTGGAAGGCCAGCTGACCGCCACCCTGCACGCCACCGACGCCGAGCTGGACGGGCTGGCGGACCTGCTGCACGTCATGGGCACGCGGGCCGGGCGGCTGGTGTTGAACGGCTTTCCCACCGGGGTAGAAGTGGGCCACGCGATGGTTCACGGCGGCCCCTTCCCGGCCACTAGCGACGGCGGTGCCAGCACCAGCGTGGGCAGCCGCGCCATCACGCGCTTTGCCCGCCTGCGCGCGTACCAGGACTTCCCGGACCGCGCCCTGCCCCCCGAACTGCAGGAGGCCAACCCTTACGGAATCTGGCGCTTGGTGGACGGCGAGCGGACGCGCTGAGGGCGGCAGCGCTCTGAATGCGGGCGAGGGGGCAATGGGGGAGCCATACCCCCATTGCTTCCCCCCGCCCTTCCCATCCGCCGGCATCGCCGGA includes:
- the ppsA gene encoding phosphoenolpyruvate synthase, with the protein product MQMTRAFQTLRMTDVDTVGGKNASIGEMIHGLAGAGVRVPGGFATTADAFRAFLSENSIEEKINARLSALDVNDVVALAAAGKEIRGWVEGAALPKALEDAIREGYEGMAHESGVSDPDVAVRSSATAEDLPEASFAGQQETFLNVRGIESVLHHVRLVFASLYNDRAISYRVHHDFAHAEVALSAGIQRMVRTDLGVSGVAFTLDTESGYRDAVLVTAAYGLGELVVQGAINPDEFFVYKPALKAGKQAVLRRTLGSKARKMIYADGGGVDSVDVSPEDAQRFCLSDDDLTELARQCVAIEDHYDRPMDIEWGKDGRDGLIYILQARPETVQSRSGRTLERFEIEGGGTVLIEGRAVGNRVGSGVVRVVSDISQMDSVQDGDVLVADMTDPDWEPVMKRASAIVTNRGGRTCHAAIIARELGIPAVVGSGNATRELKSGQTVTVSCAEGDTGYVYEGQRDFKVHRIELDAMPDVPMKIMMNVASPDRAFSFAALPNEGVGLARVEFICSNVIGVHPRALLDYPDVPQDVKAAIDERIRGYASPRDFFRDKLMEGVANIAAAFAPKPVIVRLSDFKSNEYAHLIGGAAYEPHEENPMIGFRGASRYRSPDFAAAFALECDAMRAVRDDMGLTNVQIMIPFVRTVGEAKTVLEILEKNGLKRGVNDLKIIMMCEIPSNAILAEQFLEHFDGFSIGSNDLTQLTLALDRDSGLVADLFDEQDPAVLALMAQAIAAAKRAGKYIGICGQGPSDHPALAQWLMDQGIDSVSLNPDSVLSTWLHLAQEPGETASA
- a CDS encoding RNA-guided endonuclease InsQ/TnpB family protein — its product is MFETLRLTRTLYNAGLEQRREAYRKHGKTLSAYDQQRELTALKEACPEYGGVYSHVLQDVFDRLDRAYKAFFSRVKKGAKRAGFPRFKPRQRWDSFKFKQCWNNKKGDWTACGKPVDEGRRINIPKIGAVKIKLHRPLEGKPKSLQIVLDVDQWYAVYTCEVPLSPLPATCCSVGIDLGTTWFAVTSDGEFIKNPCHLGRSLKKLRVQQRTVARRKKGGKRRRKAVQSVARIHRKVRRQRLDFQHKTARKLVDEHDVIAHENLQVGSMAQSNLARSILDAGWAGFLFQLSSKAESAGRRVIAVDPRYTSQRCNACGHTGKENRVNQANFRCVQCGHRANADHNAAKNILGRAVPSALNGSGVSHAVV
- a CDS encoding pyruvate, water dikinase regulatory protein — encoded protein: MSTPPPRPVLIVSDHTGLTADNIARALLSHFPGQPLRYVARPFTADVAAARAVAQEVTALSEAGERPILFTTITQPEVLAELQAAPARLFDLLTPGINALEDELGQPAARTVGGYHDMHDTGAYLGRMEALDFALATDDGVGDRQYGLADVILVGVSRVGKTPTSLFLALQHGVRASNYPLAEDDFERDSLPLPLEKHRDKLYGLTIDPRRLHAIRTQRKAGSRYASPEQCEFEVRRAERLFQRVGLPVRDTTSTSVEEIAAGVLNALRRR
- a CDS encoding nuclease-related domain-containing protein — protein: MIIKELETQNHTDPLRRAGYEAERQMAHYLKRAFGEDPNKLVLNNLRVERGGEVAQIDHLIVLRFGLVVVESKSVAGQISVNEQGEWTRWWNRQGRGMPSPVLQGRRQLELLCALLDEHTAELLDRGLFGLKQRTFGAMRREVLVAISDGGRINRKTEVPEVVKADQVPERVQNSVNQLRGSLTAFAFSDTEMTRICAFLRNRHVPARDVQADTASAPAVPHPAPPRGLTGVTFPPHCVPVAAPALPTAVHTPTCRQCGSDQLSIQYGKNYYFKCTVCSGNTPARPICPTCQQPARLSKSGAAFTAACAGGHQWSYWTNP
- a CDS encoding AraC family transcriptional regulator, whose amino-acid sequence is MPAPSAFPTGTKRHQALPEAVRRLGLDALLDVLDYLPDTVVFVKDAQGRYLYANRTLLERLGRPSVAGLRADEVFPASLGAAYTQQDTAVLGGRTLTEHLELHLYPGGAAGWCLTTKRTLIEAQAPVGLLGLSRDLHLPRSHASARGLAAATARIEAEYAAPPTVPELARSAGLSVSTFERQIRRVYGLTPTQLLTRTRIGAATALLAQTGLSVAQIAVECGYFDHSAFTRAFKGAVGLTPSGYRAFIRGEG
- a CDS encoding proline racemase family protein, with translation MSPAAQVLHRLRFVDSHSAGEPTRVVLDGFPELPGETLAQQREALSRDFDRWRTLVNLEPRGNDVLVSALLVPPKSPDCVTGVIYFNNAGPLGMCGHGTMGVVTTLAYLGRIGPGEHRIETPVGVVTATLHEDGRVSVANVPAYRHLKDVAVTVDGLGEVRGDVAWGGNWFYLVDVGERALTLDDIPALTDETLRIRRALQEAGVTGKDGAEIDHIELFSTVHNRNGGGVHRNFVMCPGGAYDRSPCGTGTSAKLACLAADGGLRPGEVWRQESVIGSVFEGVYSLNDGQVQPVITGQAFVTAQGELIVQPGDPFAWGIGVEVQ
- a CDS encoding NAD(P)/FAD-dependent oxidoreductase, with translation MNAIVIGGGMVGAACAHALARRGARVTVLEPGPVGGGATAAGMGHLVVMDDSPAQLALTSRSLELWEALAPALPPQADSRACGTLWVASDDEELAAVEPKRQAYLAVGREATLLDAAQLARAEPGLRPGLAGALRVPGDGVVYAPVAAQFLLERAGATVRREAVTALIEGGVRLASGESLYADVVVVANGIGAVDLLPDLPLRQRKGHLLITERGAPRVNHQLVELGYLKSAHGGDGDSVAFNVQPRPTGQLLVGSSRQFERPDRDIDWPLLRRMLRRAAEFLPALAQTSALRVWTGQRCASPDHLPLIGPHPDLDGVFLATGHEGLGITTALGTAEVLAAGLFGGCSELLAHDFSPARFARLPEAVHA
- a CDS encoding (2Fe-2S)-binding protein → MPELTLDGMRVTAPAGTTVLAALQNAGLSPLRRSLGGESRGALCGMGSCSECRAVVDGQTVRTCLTPVRDGQDVRRLLAVTREA